DNA sequence from the Cucurbita pepo subsp. pepo cultivar mu-cu-16 chromosome LG06, ASM280686v2, whole genome shotgun sequence genome:
TCAGATGCATCTTTGGAAGTAATATTGCTTATTCACCTTGATGGGGTAAAGAGAATAAACCATTGATTTTCCTGAGTTGTTTCTTTTGTAGGGCTCTGCAGATGAAGTTCTTCTACGAGAAGTATTATACGATGCTGCAATAATACCAGAGTACCCGTTCCTTAAACTTCAATTTGGAACCGAACGACCTGCCGCCGATTTACGAGCTATTTGTTTGAATTGGTTATTTGTTGCTGATAATGGTATTCGATCCTTTAGGTATAACAAATCATAGTGTTCTAGAGGTTAGCTAGAGTATCTCTAATGTCAATTTCAACTTGGCTATGCATGTAATGTGCACAATCTGATTGATGCAGAGAGTCTGGTAATCTGAGCAAGGCTATGTCCTACATTAATGCCTTCCGCAATTCTTGTTGGCCTTCTCAGTTGATCAATTGGATCAGAAACCAATCAGGCTTCAGCGAGAGGATGAGCCAACCAAACATCTCCACACCCACGGCTCTTATTGGTTTGTTTCTATACGTGTGCATTACTAGTGATTTCATTAGcaatactttttcttttttagtgtAGCGAAAATTTTCATGCATTTCTCTGAGTGgtaatgtgagatcctacctcgaacaaaacattctctataaaggtgtaaaaacctcttcatagtagacatgttttaaaaaccttgaagggaagcctaacagggaaagcctaaagaggataatatctgttagtggtggacttaGGTTATTACAGGTAATGAAGATATGGTTTGAAGAACACGAAGGTGACATTAGTGTACAACACAGACCtatttgttgaggattgttgagagggagtttcacattggctaattaaggggatgatcatggatttacatgtaaggaatacatctttgttgttacgaggccttttggggaaccAAAAGCAGaactatgagagcttatgctcaaagtgaacaatatcataccattgtggagactTGTGGTTCCTAAAACTGTTATGTATTGATATTTCGTAAAGAACGGATTATAGTCCATCTATACTGTGAGTCATGTATTGTGTTTGCTGGACAGCGTTGGGACTTGACTGGGCTTTATCTGCCAATATGTATGTGTTTGTTTGATGTTCTCTTATCAATGGCTGACGATTATTGATTTAACTTCAGAATGGCTTCTGGTATTGGAAGATCAAGGGGTGAGAGTGTTCGACCATTTGAACTCCAAGTTCAGAGCCAGAGATATCATATCCAAGTCAGGAGCTGAGTTCTTACAACCAGATGGCAAGAACAACCCAGATGTTAGTTTCCCCAATAGCGTCACAAATGCGATGGATGAGGATCCCTCCGTTGGCGACTTCGACATGGTTGATTCGGTGGCTACAGCAGCAGCACAGGGAACATCCATCACCTTGACTGCAAACGGcattgaaaatggaagaaaaaggaaagattgcATGAATGACAAAGGGGACATGAGGATTAAGTTCCTTAGGCAGCATCTCCATGACAGTCCACTCAGAGAAAAATCTTTGCCATTGGTTTGATTTAGGAATCCATCACTTTCAGATGCTAATAtgaagttatatatatatatatatgtagaCTGTCTGTAACACCTATCTATCATACCTTGGAGGAATTTGGTGCCTGCACTGCAGACCGCCTCTCGGCTTTAACGTTTCGTTTATCAGGTCATATATATGGTCTTGAGATTAGAATCTGTGTAAACTATGGACTAATCAGATGATGTTCACGGCAATGCAAGGCCAGTAGgtttaaatgatgaaaatacATATGATCTGATCTCCAAAAGGCCTTTTGTGTTCGTTCCCTACTGGCTATGAGCtgaaaatattacatttttgttgtgtttggGTCACATGTTTCCTATGGTCTGCTCACAAGCAATCCCCACGCGTTCTTTCGTCTTTCGGTCTCTCTCATCGAAACTCCAAACTTCCATCCATCTCTACAAAAgtgtttcttcaaaatattagaaaaacccatttaaaagtgatttttctttcaaaagtgCTTTCAAAatgcaaataaatataagaatcaaagtccaaataattaaatgaaaaagtcAACTATGGAGGGTTTCAAGTGACACAAACTTatgataagaacaaaaaaatgattttcctTAAGAAGCAAATAATCCAATAATCAAACTTGTGATGATCATTAAATCACGCAATTGCATGTGAAGAGCACTTTAGTAGATTGCTTTTgcattaatatataaatttgttcCAACCAGGTTTTGCTTTAATTTAATACGCTATTCTAAATCTTcgtaattatataattatataatcttTTAGTTTCTAAGTAAAGCagagattaaaaaaacccataattcatttattgataaaacatcaattaagacaatatttgtcctatatatatatatatattatatatatataatatgaatcAGGTAATTTCTTCTCCCAACCAATCCATTATCCGCCAACCCAATGAATTAGAACAAgcgaaaattcaaattcaacctGCAAAAACATTCCGACCCACCACTAATCATCATAcgaacatttaaaaataaatgaaaaaaacgTCCCATCCCATCCTCCGCCGGCGGAGATCCGCCGTCGCCACCCCTAATTGTGTTCATGCAGAGAGGCCATGACAACCCCAGCAAGTTTTTGAAGATTCAACTTGATGACGGTGTCCACAAACATTTTCGTGTCCTCGCCGGTGTTCCCTTCCGGTATGTCGACGATATAAGACTCTAAAACGATGGTGTAAACTTTGCCGTCTTTGTTGAACTCGTTCACTGACGTCACTGATCGGTAATTGTTCAGCCGGTGCTCTCCTCCGACGACCTTGAAGCTCAAAATATGCTTCTCGTCGTCCAAAATCTCTAGCCTTTCTGTGCTCGTTGATGCCGGGAGACCGGAGACGACAGTCACCTCTCTGATGCTGCCAACGCCGCCATCACCTGCTATTCAAAGCACattacaaccaaaaaaaacatgttttgaacgttaaattagttttgaaataCTAAAAAATCACCATTTATGTAAATTATGCATGATTTGGGTCAACAAAGAATAATGAGACCATCTTTAAACGCTGACCTGACATTTTGCAGCTTTTGATGAAATGCTTATACTTCTGGGGATTGTCGAAGCTGCGGACGAAGGGCCAGACGGCGTCGAGAGGGGCATCGATGCGTTGGGTGATGAGGGAAGTGGTAGTGTTGGGAGAAGCTTCAAATTTGTGGTAATTTTCAATGAGGCCTTCAAGTTCTTGGTATTCCTCTGCCTCTAATCCCTTCAATGGTGACGTTTTCTTGGCGGCCATTACAACACCACAAGAATTTTACATCTATTCTAATTCTGATCTTTCAATGAACACACTGCAACTTGGGGGAATCTTAGACAAAGCTTTGAGCCTTTGCTGACGAACGGatctctatatatattatgtgcAAAACCAGGACAGGAAAGATGTAGCAGTAGATGCACGAGGGACCCCCACTTTCTTTTGGACAACCATGCCCTTGGGATTTCCCATTATTGTATATTctagtttattaaataaaaaaaacaaatttcttttcacGAGACCACACTCACTATAACAacctaaacccaccgctagtagatattgtcctaccTACTACaggcagatattgttctaacagcccaagcccactgctaacctttcaagctttccctcaaggtttttagaatGTGTCtgttaggagaggtttctacactcttatcaataataatgcttccttctctttcccaaccgatgtgggatctcaccctACAGTAGAATAAGTCAATAACTTAGAGAGATATAATGCTATAACAGAACGATGGAAGTTACAGATATATTAATGCATATAGTTGTGCTAATAGTGTTCTAATCCATGaattataaatgattaaattttgattaccATAAGGAATCAAAATAGATGTTCGCATCTGATACTGATTAAACGAACCAGACACACAATAA
Encoded proteins:
- the LOC111797193 gene encoding abscisic acid receptor PYL2-like isoform X1 — protein: MAAKKTSPLKGLEAEEYQELEGLIENYHKFEASPNTTTSLITQRIDAPLDAVWPFVRSFDNPQKYKHFIKSCKMSAGDGGVGSIREVTVVSGLPASTSTERLEILDDEKHILSFKVVGGEHRLNNYRSVTSVNEFNKDGKVYTIVLESYIVDIPEGNTGEDTKMFVDTVIKLNLQKLAGVVMASLHEHN
- the LOC111797193 gene encoding abscisic acid receptor PYL2-like isoform X2, with the protein product MAAKKTSPLKGLEAEEYQELEGLIENYHKFEASPNTTTSLITQRIDAPLDAVWPFVRSFDNPQKYKHFIKSCKMSGDGGVGSIREVTVVSGLPASTSTERLEILDDEKHILSFKVVGGEHRLNNYRSVTSVNEFNKDGKVYTIVLESYIVDIPEGNTGEDTKMFVDTVIKLNLQKLAGVVMASLHEHN